A window of the Streptosporangiales bacterium genome harbors these coding sequences:
- the murJ gene encoding murein biosynthesis integral membrane protein MurJ produces MTVQDPPQDDTQAAPADTTDSLVRSSAVMAAGTLVSRITGFLRVMVIAAVLGSSPLSNAYNTANNAPFSLYELLLGGVLSAVLVPLLVRENKRDRREGDLYAQRLLTLVVLVLVGLTVLSVLGAPLILDLIANRMAGSQREIAVAFLRYFLPQVLFLGIVAVVVAILQSRRRFAAPMWAPVLNNLTVIATGLLFMYVVDGQPTPDTITAGETMLLGLGTSAGIVVQTLALLPSLLRAGFRPRPRLGFHRLGLGAIGRLGTWTIVYVTTNLAGLFVVTNIGGAVDRALAATHQSLNYGYTPYQNAFTVFSLPHAIVAVSVITALLPRMSSHAADGRFGLVRSDLSTGIRLAAVLIVPAAVALVALGRPVGVTIFSLGFYSADNAGYTGLVIAAFAFGLIPFSIFQLMLRVFYALQDTRTPALVNMLGTAVTIALGIGCYLVLPHQGVMISLALAYGVGYLVNTLVAAAILRRRLGGIDGRRVVGVLARMVAAAVPGGVLAWLATLGLTQLLGDGKTTAVICVVVGGLLVLGSFLALARALRVTEVATLVSTFRGRRASGG; encoded by the coding sequence ATGACCGTGCAGGACCCACCGCAGGACGACACCCAGGCGGCCCCGGCCGACACCACCGACAGCCTCGTGCGATCGAGTGCGGTGATGGCCGCAGGCACCCTCGTCTCCCGCATCACGGGGTTCCTCCGCGTCATGGTGATCGCGGCGGTGCTCGGCAGCTCGCCGCTGTCCAACGCGTACAACACCGCGAACAACGCCCCGTTCTCGCTCTACGAGCTGCTCCTCGGCGGTGTGCTCTCCGCGGTCCTCGTCCCGCTCCTCGTCCGGGAGAACAAGCGCGACCGGCGCGAGGGCGACCTCTACGCTCAGCGCCTGCTCACGCTCGTGGTGCTCGTCCTGGTCGGCCTGACGGTGCTGAGCGTCCTCGGCGCCCCGCTGATCCTCGACCTGATCGCGAATCGCATGGCCGGGTCCCAGCGCGAGATCGCGGTCGCGTTCCTCCGGTACTTCCTGCCCCAGGTCCTGTTCCTCGGCATCGTCGCCGTGGTCGTGGCGATCCTGCAGTCGCGCCGCCGGTTCGCGGCACCCATGTGGGCGCCGGTGCTCAACAACCTGACGGTCATCGCGACCGGCCTGCTCTTCATGTACGTCGTCGACGGCCAGCCGACGCCCGACACCATCACCGCCGGCGAGACGATGCTGCTCGGCCTGGGCACCTCCGCCGGCATCGTGGTGCAGACCCTCGCGCTCCTCCCGTCCCTGCTGCGCGCGGGGTTCCGGCCCCGACCCCGGCTGGGCTTCCACCGCCTCGGCCTCGGCGCGATCGGCCGGCTGGGCACCTGGACGATCGTCTACGTGACGACCAACCTCGCCGGGCTGTTCGTGGTCACCAACATCGGCGGTGCGGTCGACCGCGCTCTCGCGGCCACACACCAGAGCCTCAACTACGGCTACACGCCCTACCAGAACGCCTTCACGGTCTTCTCCCTGCCGCACGCGATCGTCGCCGTCTCCGTCATCACCGCCCTGCTGCCCAGGATGAGCTCCCACGCGGCGGACGGGCGGTTCGGCCTGGTCAGGTCCGACCTGTCGACCGGGATCAGGCTCGCCGCGGTGCTGATCGTGCCGGCCGCCGTGGCGCTGGTCGCCCTCGGCCGGCCCGTGGGCGTGACGATCTTCAGCCTCGGCTTCTACAGCGCGGACAACGCGGGCTACACCGGCCTGGTCATCGCCGCCTTCGCCTTCGGACTGATCCCGTTCAGCATCTTCCAGCTGATGCTGCGCGTCTTCTACGCCCTGCAGGACACCAGGACCCCGGCGCTCGTCAACATGCTCGGCACGGCGGTGACCATCGCGCTCGGCATCGGCTGCTACCTCGTCCTCCCGCACCAGGGCGTCATGATCAGCCTCGCGCTCGCCTACGGCGTCGGCTACCTCGTCAACACGCTCGTCGCCGCGGCGATCCTGCGCCGCCGACTCGGTGGCATCGACGGCAGGCGGGTCGTCGGCGTCCTGGCGCGCATGGTCGCCGCCGCCGTTCCCGGCGGCGTGCTGGCCTGGCTCGCCACCCTCGGGCTCACGCAACTGCTCGGCGACGGCAAGACCACCGCGGTGATCTGCGTGGTGGTCGGCGGGCTCCTGGTACTCGGCAGCTTCCTGGCGCTCGCGCGAGCACTGCGCGTCACCGAAGTGGCAACGCTCGTGTCAACGTTCCGCGGCCGTCGCGCGTCGGGCGGGTAG
- a CDS encoding CCA tRNA nucleotidyltransferase: MAPGRPPRPRPRRAAGTAQLRLAAVSSIPNGSPPTRAQQRAVAELLRVAPVADDLSRRFAAAGHDLALVGGSVRDALRGTLGDDLDFATDARPDDILAIAGPWADSTWEVGMAFGTVGLHKGGYKLEVTTYRSEEYTRDSRKPDVRFGDSLVADLARRDFTVNAIAVPMPLRPAEPLLDPYGGLDDLAAGRLRTPGRPEDSFDDDPLRMLRAARFAAQLGFTVDPGVVAAMTDMRDRLAIVSVERIRDELTKLVCTAEPRKGLELLVDTGLAEQVLPEVPGMRLEIDEHHRHKDVYEHSLTVLDQAIDLEGSGGPDLVLRLAALLHDIGKPQTRRHEPDGRVSFHHHEVVGARMTRTRLTRLRFPKDLVNDVCTLVELHLRFHGYAEGEWTDSAVRRYVRDAGDLLDRLHKLTRADCTTRNKRKAQRLAKAYDDLEERIARLAEEEEISSIRPDLDGTEVMAELGVRPGPVVGRALSHLLELRLEHGPLGPDRARDELRRWAAEQDDLPS; the protein is encoded by the coding sequence ATGGCGCCCGGACGGCCACCGAGACCGCGACCCCGGCGCGCGGCCGGAACCGCCCAACTACGCTTGGCTGCCGTGTCCTCCATCCCGAACGGGTCGCCGCCCACCCGTGCGCAGCAGCGCGCCGTCGCAGAGCTCCTGCGCGTCGCGCCGGTCGCCGACGATCTGAGCCGGCGCTTCGCCGCCGCGGGACACGACCTGGCGCTGGTGGGGGGATCCGTCCGCGACGCGCTGCGCGGCACGCTGGGAGACGACCTCGACTTCGCGACCGACGCCCGGCCTGACGACATCCTCGCGATCGCCGGGCCATGGGCCGACTCCACGTGGGAGGTCGGCATGGCGTTCGGCACGGTCGGCCTGCACAAGGGCGGTTACAAGCTCGAGGTCACGACGTACCGCAGTGAGGAGTACACCCGCGACTCGCGGAAGCCCGACGTGCGGTTCGGCGACTCGCTCGTCGCCGACCTGGCCAGGCGCGACTTCACCGTCAACGCCATCGCGGTGCCGATGCCCCTGCGTCCCGCGGAGCCGCTGCTCGACCCGTACGGGGGCCTCGACGACCTCGCGGCCGGCCGGCTGCGGACGCCCGGCCGGCCCGAGGACTCGTTCGACGACGACCCGCTGCGCATGCTCCGTGCCGCGAGGTTCGCCGCGCAGCTCGGCTTCACCGTCGACCCCGGGGTCGTCGCCGCGATGACGGACATGCGTGACCGCCTCGCCATCGTCTCGGTCGAGCGGATCCGCGACGAGCTGACCAAGCTCGTGTGCACGGCGGAGCCGAGGAAGGGGCTCGAGCTCCTCGTCGACACCGGGCTCGCCGAGCAGGTGCTGCCCGAGGTCCCCGGCATGCGGCTGGAGATCGACGAGCACCACCGGCACAAGGACGTCTACGAGCACTCCCTCACGGTGCTCGACCAGGCCATCGACCTCGAGGGCTCGGGCGGTCCCGACCTGGTGCTGCGCCTCGCCGCGTTGCTGCACGACATCGGCAAGCCGCAGACCCGCAGGCACGAGCCCGACGGGCGGGTCAGCTTCCACCACCACGAGGTCGTCGGCGCGCGGATGACACGCACGCGGCTCACCAGGCTGCGCTTCCCCAAGGATCTTGTGAACGACGTGTGCACGCTCGTCGAGCTGCACCTGCGCTTCCACGGCTACGCGGAGGGCGAGTGGACCGACTCGGCCGTCCGCCGGTACGTGCGCGACGCGGGCGACCTGCTGGACCGGCTGCACAAGCTGACGCGCGCCGACTGCACCACCCGCAACAAGCGCAAGGCCCAGCGCCTGGCCAAGGCGTACGACGACCTCGAGGAACGGATCGCCCGGCTGGCCGAGGAGGAGGAGATCTCCAGCATCCGTCCCGACCTCGACGGCACGGAGGTCATGGCGGAGCTCGGCGTTCGCCCGGGACCCGTGGTCGGCAGGGCGCTGAGTCACCTCCTCGAGCTCCGGCTCGAGCACGGCCCGCTCGGCCCCGACCGCGCCCGCGACGAGCTGCGCCGCTGGGCGGCCGAGCAGGACGACCTGCCGTCCTGA
- a CDS encoding S8 family serine peptidase, with the protein MSNHPPYVPGGGPYGPGDEPPLTWGPLPPPPAPTSYRQQDDGRSRGSGGTGAAVGLALIGVLAVAVAVVGQLVAWGADQNTPGEENGALWFGTTLALGVLVGVPSLLVWRLVGHPRARAVARAWTLAATVVVVTSPVRLLASPRSVLAMLVLAAACAVVAFVLSRLGPFRSPRGGGDGGTAVAAAAGLVIVVPWAFFGYLGGLVETVVAALLAVALGWLSAVLLAPVWRELATAWKRPSNAIVGGLAGGVTVVVLVAAVSPRAMGLLLAVSVPAVVFACAAASYAAPHRLPTLVGVAVAAFGPLAFFDPDEVEMAAILGLTSGLGIEDVLKYMFLAMGLAIVAGLVGSGVLAVLAGLLRSRVVGAVVAVVALLLAGGVYVVGGQTGMDGERLFVVLKDQARLTGGTGADLEARRTAVYDRLVAQADRTQAPLREALDGIGVDYTPYYLVNAVEVHAGAELRPWLESRDEVAKVLDSPRLRPVREVPEDRGSERAPDRPDWNLTMIRADDTWSQLGARGQGVVVGQSDSGVDGDHRALADSYRGKDGEDDYNWLDPWFDSTSPTDHGGHGTHTLGSAVGDDVGVAPEAKWIGCVNLGRNMANPALYLDCMQFMLAPFPQDGDPLKDGDPARAADVLNNSWGCPPVEGCDANVLGPAVRGLTAAGIFVVASAGNDGPTCSSVKDPIAIYQDSFSVGAVNSNGNVSSFSSRGPVTVDGSDRTKPDIAAPGERVLSALPGDTYGYLDGTSMAGPHVAGAVALMWSANPELKGDVTRTAQILRSTTQEAALGPGAGGCSREQNAVGAGILDTFAAVEAAKEAG; encoded by the coding sequence ATGTCGAACCACCCGCCGTACGTCCCCGGCGGAGGCCCGTACGGGCCGGGGGACGAGCCGCCGCTGACCTGGGGCCCGTTGCCGCCGCCGCCCGCACCGACCTCGTACCGGCAGCAGGACGACGGCCGGTCCCGCGGGTCGGGTGGCACCGGGGCGGCGGTGGGGCTGGCGCTCATCGGCGTCCTCGCCGTGGCCGTCGCCGTCGTCGGACAGCTCGTCGCCTGGGGCGCCGACCAGAACACCCCAGGCGAGGAGAACGGGGCGCTCTGGTTCGGCACGACCCTCGCCCTCGGCGTCCTCGTCGGCGTGCCGTCGCTCCTGGTGTGGCGGCTCGTCGGCCACCCGCGTGCCCGGGCCGTCGCCCGCGCGTGGACCCTGGCCGCGACGGTCGTCGTCGTCACGAGTCCCGTGCGCCTGCTGGCGAGTCCGCGGAGCGTGCTGGCGATGCTCGTGCTCGCCGCCGCCTGTGCGGTGGTGGCGTTCGTGTTGTCGCGGCTCGGCCCGTTCCGGTCGCCACGTGGCGGCGGCGACGGCGGCACGGCGGTCGCCGCGGCGGCGGGGCTCGTCATCGTGGTGCCGTGGGCGTTCTTCGGCTACCTCGGCGGGCTCGTCGAGACGGTGGTCGCCGCGCTCCTCGCCGTCGCGCTCGGGTGGCTGTCGGCGGTGCTGCTCGCCCCGGTCTGGCGGGAGCTCGCCACCGCGTGGAAGAGGCCGAGCAACGCGATCGTCGGCGGGCTGGCCGGCGGCGTGACCGTGGTCGTGCTCGTCGCGGCCGTGTCGCCGCGGGCCATGGGACTGCTGCTCGCCGTGAGCGTGCCCGCGGTCGTGTTCGCCTGCGCGGCCGCGTCGTACGCGGCGCCGCACCGGCTGCCCACGCTCGTCGGCGTCGCGGTGGCGGCCTTCGGTCCGCTGGCGTTCTTCGACCCCGACGAGGTCGAGATGGCGGCCATCCTCGGCCTCACCAGTGGGCTGGGGATCGAGGACGTGCTCAAGTACATGTTCCTCGCGATGGGCCTCGCGATCGTCGCCGGGCTCGTGGGCAGCGGCGTGCTCGCCGTGCTCGCCGGGCTCCTGCGTTCTCGCGTGGTGGGTGCCGTCGTGGCCGTCGTGGCGCTCCTGCTCGCCGGCGGTGTCTACGTCGTCGGTGGGCAGACCGGCATGGACGGAGAGCGGCTGTTCGTGGTGCTGAAGGACCAGGCGCGGCTCACCGGCGGGACCGGCGCCGATCTCGAGGCCAGGCGCACGGCGGTGTACGACCGGCTGGTCGCCCAGGCCGACCGCACCCAGGCGCCGCTACGTGAGGCGCTCGACGGGATCGGCGTCGACTACACGCCGTACTACCTGGTCAACGCCGTCGAGGTGCACGCGGGTGCCGAGCTGCGGCCGTGGCTGGAGTCCCGCGACGAGGTGGCGAAGGTGCTCGACAGCCCGCGGCTGCGCCCGGTGCGCGAGGTGCCGGAGGACCGCGGCAGCGAGCGTGCGCCGGACCGGCCCGACTGGAACCTCACCATGATCCGCGCCGACGACACCTGGAGCCAGCTCGGGGCCCGTGGTCAGGGCGTCGTGGTCGGGCAGTCCGACTCCGGCGTCGACGGGGACCACCGCGCCCTCGCGGACTCGTACCGCGGCAAGGACGGCGAGGACGACTACAACTGGCTCGACCCGTGGTTCGACAGCACGTCGCCGACCGACCACGGTGGCCACGGCACGCACACCCTGGGCAGCGCGGTGGGCGACGACGTCGGCGTGGCTCCCGAGGCGAAGTGGATCGGCTGCGTCAACCTCGGCCGCAACATGGCCAACCCGGCGCTCTACCTCGACTGCATGCAGTTCATGCTCGCCCCGTTCCCGCAGGACGGCGACCCCCTGAAGGACGGTGACCCGGCGCGGGCGGCCGACGTGCTCAACAACTCGTGGGGATGCCCGCCGGTCGAGGGGTGCGACGCCAACGTGCTCGGGCCCGCCGTGCGCGGGCTGACCGCCGCTGGCATCTTCGTCGTCGCGTCGGCGGGCAACGACGGGCCGACCTGCAGCTCGGTGAAGGACCCGATCGCGATCTACCAGGACTCGTTCTCGGTCGGCGCGGTGAACAGCAACGGCAACGTCTCGAGCTTCTCCAGCCGCGGTCCGGTGACGGTCGACGGCAGCGACCGCACCAAGCCGGACATCGCCGCTCCCGGTGAACGCGTCCTGTCCGCCCTCCCCGGTGACACGTACGGCTACCTCGACGGCACGTCGATGGCAGGCCCGCACGTCGCCGGCGCGGTGGCGCTGATGTGGTCGGCCAACCCGGAGCTCAAGGGCGACGTCACGCGTACCGCCCAGATCCTGCGTTCCACGACCCAGGAGGCGGCGCTCGGACCCGGCGCGGGTGGCTGCAGCAGGGAGCAGAACGCCGTCGGTGCGGGCATCCTCGACACCTTCGCCGCGGTCGAGGCGGCGAAGGAGGCCGGCTAG
- a CDS encoding MerR family transcriptional regulator — MDVPHPLTVSEVAERIGLSAHTLRWYERIGLLDQVARDAPGHRRYTRPDIEWLLLLTRLRATGMPVRDMQRYADLVRAGDSTSQERRELMEAHRDRVEEHIAELSHHLAVIDHKVRVYRMHEQQLRVG; from the coding sequence ATGGACGTCCCGCACCCGCTCACCGTGAGCGAGGTCGCCGAGCGCATCGGCCTGTCCGCGCACACCCTGCGGTGGTACGAGCGGATCGGCCTGCTCGACCAGGTCGCCCGCGACGCCCCGGGCCACCGCAGGTATACCCGGCCGGACATCGAGTGGCTCCTGCTGCTCACCCGGCTCCGGGCCACCGGCATGCCGGTGCGCGACATGCAGCGCTACGCCGACCTCGTCCGCGCCGGCGACTCGACGTCGCAGGAGCGCCGCGAGCTGATGGAGGCGCACCGCGACCGGGTGGAGGAACACATCGCCGAGCTGAGCCACCACCTCGCGGTCATCGACCACAAGGTGCGTGTCTACCGGATGCACGAGCAGCAGCTGCGCGTCGGCTGA
- a CDS encoding aldo/keto reductase — translation MMFGGVTDEKVARLMLDAFVDAGGTLVDTADLYGTSESMIAGWLRARPGARERVVLATKGRFAMEGQPGASLAPAYLRTALDASLDRLGVDHIDLYQLHGPDADTPLEDTAAFLAEAVASGNVGYVGVSNFPGWLFTKLSRLLAENGGPPLVAHQVQYSLLARAVEWEVVPATVDAGAGSLLWGPLGQGWLTGKYRRDEPPAPDTRVAGADDEHLESWHRRDTDRIWAIVDQVVKVAADLGLTPGQVAVAWAADRPGVTAPIVGARNVEQLTDSLGAADVHLPAEVSAALDEISSPPAPQYPYPWVEEISHWHD, via the coding sequence ATGATGTTCGGCGGCGTGACGGACGAGAAGGTCGCGCGGCTGATGCTCGACGCGTTCGTCGACGCCGGTGGGACGCTCGTCGACACGGCCGACCTCTACGGCACGTCGGAGAGCATGATCGCGGGCTGGCTCCGCGCCCGTCCAGGGGCACGCGAACGCGTCGTCCTCGCGACGAAGGGCCGGTTCGCGATGGAGGGGCAGCCGGGCGCGAGCCTCGCACCCGCGTACCTGCGGACGGCGCTCGACGCCAGCCTCGACCGCCTCGGTGTCGACCACATCGACCTGTACCAGCTGCACGGGCCGGACGCCGACACCCCGCTCGAGGACACCGCCGCGTTCCTCGCCGAGGCGGTGGCGTCGGGCAACGTCGGGTACGTCGGGGTGAGCAACTTCCCCGGCTGGCTGTTCACCAAGCTGAGTCGCCTGCTCGCCGAGAACGGCGGGCCGCCGCTGGTGGCGCACCAGGTGCAGTACAGCCTGCTGGCCCGTGCGGTCGAGTGGGAGGTCGTCCCGGCCACCGTCGACGCGGGCGCCGGCTCCCTCCTGTGGGGACCGCTCGGCCAGGGCTGGCTTACCGGCAAGTACCGCAGGGACGAGCCGCCGGCACCGGACACCCGCGTCGCCGGCGCCGACGACGAGCACCTGGAGTCCTGGCACCGCCGCGACACCGATCGGATCTGGGCGATCGTCGACCAGGTCGTCAAGGTCGCCGCCGACCTCGGCCTGACCCCCGGACAGGTGGCGGTGGCGTGGGCGGCGGACCGGCCGGGCGTCACGGCGCCGATCGTCGGAGCGCGGAACGTCGAGCAGCTGACCGACAGCCTCGGTGCCGCGGACGTCCACCTGCCCGCCGAGGTCAGCGCGGCGCTCGACGAGATCAGCTCCCCGCCGGCGCCGCAGTACCCGTACCCCTGGGTCGAGGAGATCAGCCATTGGCACGACTGA
- a CDS encoding NUDIX domain-containing protein, with translation MGHVSARRRPHPPGPAHRRHRPVEEVSAGGLVVDPGDGSPRAALIARRVRGGGYLWALPKGHIEQGESAEDAALREITEETGIVGRLIRPIGTIDYWFVFDHRKIHKTVHHYLVLATGGELSADDIEVDDVAWVPLDEVPARLAYANERDLVTRHADLLEGIT, from the coding sequence ATCGGACACGTGTCAGCAAGGCGTCGTCCGCACCCCCCGGGTCCGGCTCACCGCCGTCATCGCCCCGTCGAGGAGGTGTCCGCGGGAGGCCTGGTCGTCGACCCGGGTGATGGCTCGCCGAGAGCCGCGCTCATCGCCCGGCGGGTGCGTGGCGGGGGCTACCTGTGGGCACTGCCGAAGGGCCACATCGAGCAGGGGGAGTCGGCCGAGGACGCCGCACTCAGGGAGATCACGGAGGAGACGGGCATCGTGGGCCGGCTGATCCGGCCGATCGGCACGATCGACTACTGGTTCGTCTTCGACCACAGGAAGATCCACAAGACCGTGCACCACTACCTCGTGCTGGCGACCGGCGGCGAGCTGTCCGCCGACGACATCGAGGTCGACGACGTCGCCTGGGTCCCGCTCGACGAGGTCCCCGCCCGCCTCGCGTACGCCAACGAGCGCGACCTCGTGACCCGCCACGCCGACCTGCTGGAGGGCATCACATGA